In the Diprion similis isolate iyDipSimi1 chromosome 2, iyDipSimi1.1, whole genome shotgun sequence genome, one interval contains:
- the LOC124411417 gene encoding wiskott-Aldrich syndrome protein family member 3 isoform X2 → MPLPKRLVEPVHVARGTIPDDFPLPSELEAATNGTLANTVRQLSSLSKHAEDLFGELAREAHGLFDRANSLQARIDRLAVKVTQLDSNVEEVSLQDIHMRKAFKSSVVFDQQVVSRDTMPTVMTETYQQCDKPPPLDKLNIYREDGKDGLKFYTDPNYFFVLWRQEILKDTEKMLHDRGKKPHRPRNEGSGSGGGRHKKRVRQPHNTRERQRQLAVGHGEYIMPSQNIQYRSTHKIPDEASLGMVMTEQRPPRPNSIELRRSYPTEEQNMYSPPTSDHYRAANYAAQGYDENLYGSHYAPGQSQHGSETYQSPGGQSTPSRSGRSRPSQPPPAPPSNSSSNSTPTVVSANNTPTRGRSMSTGRDTLPPPPPPPGETMSPPSMNGSIPSHLLNRNGSRSNSPLPSHHSTPTPPNHTNQLGSDDTCDAMPQDLPPPPPTPDPTPPRTVSPPCNIPPPPPPPPPLPESNGLLLPMPMTNGDIAKMIANNPPKLTPPKTMIDGPQRKPVNPNIPLVDPRNDLLKAIRDGIKLRKVEKIEQKEVERVNALHDVASILARRVAVEFSDSDSASESECDSEGWGEQETSLA, encoded by the exons ATGCCACTACCAAAGCGTTTGGTAGAGCCAGTGCACGTTGCACGTGGTACAATTCCGGACGATTTTCCTCTGCCATCCGAGCTAGAAGCAGCGACAAATGGCACCCTGGCAAATACTGTGCGACAGTTGTCAAGCCTTTCGAAACACGCCGAAGATCTCTTTGGGGAACTGGCCAGGGAGGCTCATGGACTCTTTGACCGAGCGAATTCTCTCCAAGCTCGAATTGACAGGCTCGCTGTCAAGGTCACTCAGCTAGACAGCAATGTGGAGGAAG TTTCGTTACAAGATATCCACATGAGAAAAGCTTTCAAGAGTTCTGTGGTGTTTGATCAGCAAGTTGTTTCGAGAGACACCATGCCAACTGTGATGACGGAAACTTATCAGCAGTGTGACAAACCGCCTCCACTTGATAAACTAAATATTTACAG AGAGGATGGCAAAGATGGTTTGAAGTTCTACACGGACCCAAACTACTTCTTTGTACTATGGAGACAGGAGATACTTAAAGATACTGAAAAAATGCTGCATGATCGAGGGAAAAAG CCGCATAGGCCTCGGAACGAAGGAAGTGGCAGCGGAGGCGGCAGGCATAAAAAGCGTGTGAGGCAGCCTCACAATACGAGGGAGAGACAACGACAGTTAGCCGTCGGCCATGGGGAGTATATAATGCCCTCCCAAAATATCCAGTATCGATCGACTCACAAAATACCTGACGAAGCATCACTCGGAATGGTCATGACGGAGCAGCGGCCTCCAAGACCAAACAGCATAGAATTGAGACGAAGCTATCCGACCGAAGAGCAAAATATGTACAGTCCTCCGACTTCTGATCATTACAG GGCAGCAAATTACGCGGCTCAGGGCTACGATGAGAATCTCTACGGTTCGCACTACGCACCTGGCCAGAGCCAGCATGGCAGTGAAACATACCAGAGCCCCGGGGGTCAAAGTACCCCCAGCAGAAGTGGCCGGTCCAGGCCTTCGCAACCTCCGCCAGCTCCGCCTAGTAACTCGTCTAGTAATTCTACCCCGACTGTTGTATCGGCGAATAATACCCCAACTAGAGGAAGATCCATGAGCACTGGAAGGGATACTTTACCTCCGCCACCTCCACCACCTGGTGAAACTATGTCACCGCCATCAATGAATG GATCTATACCGTCGCATTTACTGAATCGGAACGGCAGCCGCTCGAACAGTCCATTGCCAAGTCATCACTCAACTCCTACGCCGCCAAATCACACCAATCAACTTGGCTCCGACGACACCTGTGATGCTATGCCACAAGACCTACCACCACCGCCACCAACCCCTGATCCAACTCCGCCAAGAACAGTATCGCCTCCTTGCAATATTCCACCTCCACCACCGCCGCCTCCTCCACTTCCAGAATCCAATGGACTTTTACTGCCGATGCCCATGACGAACGGTGACATCGCTAAAATGATTGCCAACAATCCGCCAAAATTGACGCCGCCTAAAACCATGATCGATGGACCACAACGAAAGCCTGTCAACCCGAACATTCCTCTGGTTGATCCAAGAAACGATTTACTGAAAGCGATCAGAGACG GTATAAAGTTACGAAAGGTGGAAAAGATCGAACAGAAGGAAGTGGAACGCGTGAATGCGCTCCACGACGTAGCATCGATACTGGCGCGTCGAGTTGCAGTAGAATTTAGCGACAGCGATTCTGCGTCGGAAAGCGAATGCGACAGCGAAGGTTGGGGAGAACAGGAGACGAGTTTGGCGTGA
- the LOC124411417 gene encoding wiskott-Aldrich syndrome protein family member 3 isoform X1, producing the protein MPLPKRLVEPVHVARGTIPDDFPLPSELEAATNGTLANTVRQLSSLSKHAEDLFGELAREAHGLFDRANSLQARIDRLAVKVTQLDSNVEEVSLQDIHMRKAFKSSVVFDQQVVSRDTMPTVMTETYQQCDKPPPLDKLNIYREDGKDGLKFYTDPNYFFVLWRQEILKDTEKMLHDRGKKTESEYAEPFREPHRPRNEGSGSGGGRHKKRVRQPHNTRERQRQLAVGHGEYIMPSQNIQYRSTHKIPDEASLGMVMTEQRPPRPNSIELRRSYPTEEQNMYSPPTSDHYRAANYAAQGYDENLYGSHYAPGQSQHGSETYQSPGGQSTPSRSGRSRPSQPPPAPPSNSSSNSTPTVVSANNTPTRGRSMSTGRDTLPPPPPPPGETMSPPSMNGSIPSHLLNRNGSRSNSPLPSHHSTPTPPNHTNQLGSDDTCDAMPQDLPPPPPTPDPTPPRTVSPPCNIPPPPPPPPPLPESNGLLLPMPMTNGDIAKMIANNPPKLTPPKTMIDGPQRKPVNPNIPLVDPRNDLLKAIRDGIKLRKVEKIEQKEVERVNALHDVASILARRVAVEFSDSDSASESECDSEGWGEQETSLA; encoded by the exons ATGCCACTACCAAAGCGTTTGGTAGAGCCAGTGCACGTTGCACGTGGTACAATTCCGGACGATTTTCCTCTGCCATCCGAGCTAGAAGCAGCGACAAATGGCACCCTGGCAAATACTGTGCGACAGTTGTCAAGCCTTTCGAAACACGCCGAAGATCTCTTTGGGGAACTGGCCAGGGAGGCTCATGGACTCTTTGACCGAGCGAATTCTCTCCAAGCTCGAATTGACAGGCTCGCTGTCAAGGTCACTCAGCTAGACAGCAATGTGGAGGAAG TTTCGTTACAAGATATCCACATGAGAAAAGCTTTCAAGAGTTCTGTGGTGTTTGATCAGCAAGTTGTTTCGAGAGACACCATGCCAACTGTGATGACGGAAACTTATCAGCAGTGTGACAAACCGCCTCCACTTGATAAACTAAATATTTACAG AGAGGATGGCAAAGATGGTTTGAAGTTCTACACGGACCCAAACTACTTCTTTGTACTATGGAGACAGGAGATACTTAAAGATACTGAAAAAATGCTGCATGATCGAGGGAAAAAG ACCGAGTCTGAATATGCCGAACCGTTCAGAGAG CCGCATAGGCCTCGGAACGAAGGAAGTGGCAGCGGAGGCGGCAGGCATAAAAAGCGTGTGAGGCAGCCTCACAATACGAGGGAGAGACAACGACAGTTAGCCGTCGGCCATGGGGAGTATATAATGCCCTCCCAAAATATCCAGTATCGATCGACTCACAAAATACCTGACGAAGCATCACTCGGAATGGTCATGACGGAGCAGCGGCCTCCAAGACCAAACAGCATAGAATTGAGACGAAGCTATCCGACCGAAGAGCAAAATATGTACAGTCCTCCGACTTCTGATCATTACAG GGCAGCAAATTACGCGGCTCAGGGCTACGATGAGAATCTCTACGGTTCGCACTACGCACCTGGCCAGAGCCAGCATGGCAGTGAAACATACCAGAGCCCCGGGGGTCAAAGTACCCCCAGCAGAAGTGGCCGGTCCAGGCCTTCGCAACCTCCGCCAGCTCCGCCTAGTAACTCGTCTAGTAATTCTACCCCGACTGTTGTATCGGCGAATAATACCCCAACTAGAGGAAGATCCATGAGCACTGGAAGGGATACTTTACCTCCGCCACCTCCACCACCTGGTGAAACTATGTCACCGCCATCAATGAATG GATCTATACCGTCGCATTTACTGAATCGGAACGGCAGCCGCTCGAACAGTCCATTGCCAAGTCATCACTCAACTCCTACGCCGCCAAATCACACCAATCAACTTGGCTCCGACGACACCTGTGATGCTATGCCACAAGACCTACCACCACCGCCACCAACCCCTGATCCAACTCCGCCAAGAACAGTATCGCCTCCTTGCAATATTCCACCTCCACCACCGCCGCCTCCTCCACTTCCAGAATCCAATGGACTTTTACTGCCGATGCCCATGACGAACGGTGACATCGCTAAAATGATTGCCAACAATCCGCCAAAATTGACGCCGCCTAAAACCATGATCGATGGACCACAACGAAAGCCTGTCAACCCGAACATTCCTCTGGTTGATCCAAGAAACGATTTACTGAAAGCGATCAGAGACG GTATAAAGTTACGAAAGGTGGAAAAGATCGAACAGAAGGAAGTGGAACGCGTGAATGCGCTCCACGACGTAGCATCGATACTGGCGCGTCGAGTTGCAGTAGAATTTAGCGACAGCGATTCTGCGTCGGAAAGCGAATGCGACAGCGAAGGTTGGGGAGAACAGGAGACGAGTTTGGCGTGA